In Silene latifolia isolate original U9 population chromosome X, ASM4854445v1, whole genome shotgun sequence, the following proteins share a genomic window:
- the LOC141620326 gene encoding uncharacterized protein LOC141620326: protein MAEPKECGRNSKLLGTSWVLQEVCQRFFEDSKTIDIPNEKGEQNGKVIAYASRQLKTNEENYPTYDLELGAVVFALRLWRHYLYGATFKANVVADALSRKSIHALISARSRVRMFGELRKMGIYIIRRGETVGDMTVEPELYEEIRELQKEDARIQKWRNEVEQTGSEPYSKFSIHSDGSLRFGLRWCVPANEELKKKILTEAHATPYSVHPGGDKFYKDLKKTFWWPNMKKEVAEFVS, encoded by the exons ATGGCAGAGCCCAAGGAATGTGGGCGAAATTCGAAGCTTCTTGGGACTAGCTGGGTACTACAGGAGGTTTGTCAAAGATTTTTCGAAGATAGCAAAACCATTGACATCCCTAATGAGaaaggagaacag aatgggaaggtaaTCGCATACGCTTCTCGACAGTTGAAGACcaatgaggagaattaccctacctatgatctagagttgggggccGTGGTATTTGCTCTTAGGTTGTGGCGACATTACCTCTATGGAGCGACTTTCAAG gcGAATGTCGTAGCCGATGCTTTAAGTCGGAAGTCTATCCATGCCTTGATCAGTGCCAGATCCAGGGTGAGGATGTTTGGTGAGCTAAGGAAGATGGGGATTTACATTATCCGACGAGGTGAGACCGTTGGAGATATGACAGTTGAGCCGGAGTTGTACGAGGAGATTCGAGAGCTACAGAAAGAGGATGCTAGAATCCAGAAATGGCGCAATGAGGTAGAGCAGACAGGTTCAGAGCCTTACTCTAAATTCAGTATTCAttcagatgggagcttgaggtttggATTGAGGTGGTGTGTGCCAGCTAATGAGGAACTGAAGAAGAAAATTCTCACTGAAGCACATGCTACTCCTTATTCTGTACACCCTGGAGGGGATAAGTtctacaaggacctcaagaagacgttttggtggcctaatatgaagaaggaAGTCGCTGAGTTCGTGTCTtga
- the LOC141620327 gene encoding uncharacterized protein LOC141620327 codes for MRASRDDRKAIDTRRSDISFEVGEKVLLKVSPMKGVMRFGKRGKLSQKFIGPYEILDRVGEVGYRLALPPALARVHNVFHVSQLRRYPSDPSHVLSPEVIEVDEQLSYLETPKEILERKVRKTWNGETALVKVLWTNHNVEEATWETEASMRESYPHLFA; via the coding sequence atgagagcttcTCGGGATGACAGAAAAGCTATCGACACTAGGAGAAGTGACATTTCTTTCGAGGTGGGAGAGAAGGTACTACTCAAAGTGTCGCCAATGAAGGGAGTTATGAGGTTCGGGAAGCGAGGAAAGCTGAGTCAGAAattcatcggaccttatgagattttggacagaGTTGGAGAGGTGGGCTATCGTTTAGCCTTGCCACCAGCGTTAGCCAgagttcacaatgtctttcatgtttcccaGTTGCGGAGGTACCCgagcgatccatcacatgtgttgagTCCTGAGGTGATCGAGGTGGATGAGCAGTTGTCCTATCTGGAGACACCTAAGGAGATTTTGGAGAGGAAGGTGAGGAAGACCTGGAATGGAGAGACAGCCTTGGTGAAAGTCTTGTGGACTAACCAcaatgttgaggaagctacatgggagactGAGGCTTCCATGAGGGAAAGCTATCCACACCTGTTTGCATga